One part of the Methanofastidiosum sp. genome encodes these proteins:
- a CDS encoding PIN domain-containing protein, producing MQTLTSFSLNDYPEDTNFFIDSNVFIYFLLKHKSYSPTIKSFFNDIEKGQIKGYVNHTVVSESYFNYIRIKICERYTITPKEFNIYMKTNPDALREIDLSVVEDIFSLPNLYFLNIENIKNIGSAIYEYSLLPNDATHVASCIEHGLTNIVTNDKDFERVNFLKVWKP from the coding sequence GTGCAGACCTTGACTAGTTTCTCTTTGAATGACTATCCCGAAGATACAAATTTTTTTATAGATTCAAATGTGTTTATCTATTTTTTATTGAAACATAAGTCATACTCCCCAACTATTAAGTCTTTTTTTAATGATATAGAAAAAGGACAAATTAAAGGATATGTAAATCACACAGTTGTTTCAGAATCTTATTTCAATTATATAAGAATCAAAATATGTGAAAGATATACAATCACTCCTAAAGAGTTTAACATATATATGAAAACTAATCCAGATGCACTAAGAGAAATTGACTTATCTGTTGTGGAAGACATCTTCTCTTTGCCAAATCTCTATTTCTTAAATATTGAAAATATTAAAAATATTGGATCTGCCATTTATGAGTATTCTTTACTTCCAAACGATGCGACCCATGTCGCTTCTTGTATAGAACATGGACTCACTAACATTGTTACAAATGATAAGGATTTTGAAAGGGTAAACTTCCTTAAGGTTTGGAAACCTTGA